Proteins from one Lepidochelys kempii isolate rLepKem1 chromosome 6, rLepKem1.hap2, whole genome shotgun sequence genomic window:
- the LOC140912351 gene encoding apoptosis-associated speck-like protein containing a CARD isoform X1, with protein MGKTVRDHLVDTLEELGQDAFKRFKAKLNVFPVKEGYSNIPRGWLEKADVLDVCDKLISYYREEYAVEVTVKLLTDINERDLADRFRKATGTGFSGEGQQPVPSVGATGKEVSPEGHFVDRYRVQLIERTAHVEPILDMLHGNVLDDEQYQTIRAGITSQEKMRKLYQLMPSWNKACKDRFYDALKAKNRFLIEDLEGN; from the exons ATGGGGAAGACGGTGCGGGATCACCTCGTGGACACCctggaggagctggggcaggacGCATTTAAGAGGTTCAAGGCCAAGCTGAATGTGTTCCCAGTGAAGGAGGGCTACAGCAACATCCCAcggggctggctggagaaagCTGATGTCCTGGATGTGTGCGACAAGCTGATCAGCTACTATCGGGAGGAGTATGCGGTGGAGGTGACTGTGAAGCTCCTGACAGACATCAATGAGCGGGACCTGGCAGACAGATTCCGCAAGGCAACAGGGACTG GTTTCAGTGGCGAGGGGCAGCAGCCAGTGCCATCCGTTGGGGCCACAGGAAAGGAAG TCTCTCCAGAGGGGCATTTTGTCGATCGATACCGAGTGCAGCTGATTGAACGTACCGCCCATGTGGAGCCCATTCTGGACATGCTTCATGGGAATGTTCTGGACGACGAGCAGTACCAGACCATTAGAGCCGGGATCACCAGCCAGGAGAAAATGCGCAAGCTGTATCAGCTAATGCCAAGCTGGAATAAAGCGTGCAAGGACCGGTTCTATGACGCACTGAAAGCCAAGAATAGGTTCCTCATTGAAGACCTTGAGGGAAATTAA
- the LOC140912351 gene encoding apoptosis-associated speck-like protein containing a CARD isoform X2 yields the protein MGKTVRDHLVDTLEELGQDAFKRFKAKLNVFPVKEGYSNIPRGWLEKADVLDVCDKLISYYREEYAVEVTVKLLTDINERDLADRFRKATGTVSPEGHFVDRYRVQLIERTAHVEPILDMLHGNVLDDEQYQTIRAGITSQEKMRKLYQLMPSWNKACKDRFYDALKAKNRFLIEDLEGN from the exons ATGGGGAAGACGGTGCGGGATCACCTCGTGGACACCctggaggagctggggcaggacGCATTTAAGAGGTTCAAGGCCAAGCTGAATGTGTTCCCAGTGAAGGAGGGCTACAGCAACATCCCAcggggctggctggagaaagCTGATGTCCTGGATGTGTGCGACAAGCTGATCAGCTACTATCGGGAGGAGTATGCGGTGGAGGTGACTGTGAAGCTCCTGACAGACATCAATGAGCGGGACCTGGCAGACAGATTCCGCAAGGCAACAGGGACTG TCTCTCCAGAGGGGCATTTTGTCGATCGATACCGAGTGCAGCTGATTGAACGTACCGCCCATGTGGAGCCCATTCTGGACATGCTTCATGGGAATGTTCTGGACGACGAGCAGTACCAGACCATTAGAGCCGGGATCACCAGCCAGGAGAAAATGCGCAAGCTGTATCAGCTAATGCCAAGCTGGAATAAAGCGTGCAAGGACCGGTTCTATGACGCACTGAAAGCCAAGAATAGGTTCCTCATTGAAGACCTTGAGGGAAATTAA